The window GAAGTTCTTCCCGACATTCAAGAAATATCCGATGAAAATGCAGATGCGGAAATTAAAATTGCCGTTCTGGAATTTTCGTCCGGTGTTCTGTGGTTAACCGTAGGTGGGCCAATGCCTCTTGACCAGTTCAGGTGGAACGATATAAAAGCCGCAGGAGTTACTGACTTTGGAGCAGCCTGTAGAGAATTGAATGACAAACTTTCAACCAAAGCTTTTATGAAAGATGCAACTGGTTCATTTGCCCCGGCCATATTCCTTATGTCCGATGGTGAACCGACCGACAACTGGAAAGATGAATTGACTAAGCTCAAAACAAATAACTGGTTTAAGTCCGCAATAAAAGCTGCCATTGCTATTGGACACGATGCAAATACGGATGTACTTAAAGAATTTACCGGCAGTATAGAATCCGTTTTTGAAATTCAAAACAAACACATGTTAAAACGCATGATCCGCTTTGTTAGTGTCACCGCATCACGGGTTGCAAGTAAAAGCTCCAACGCAGGTTCTGTTGATGGAGATGAGGCAAAACAGGCCGAATTGAACGCCGGCATAAAAGAAGAACTTCAAGAAGCGCAAACAGAAGCTAAATCAAATCCATCATTAGTTGAAGAAGTGTGGTAAAGTATGAATAATTATCGTTCTTTTTCCATCACGGCTAAAGGGAGAGATCATGTCAAAGTTGGAAAAGAATGTCAGGATTATTCCTATCACTATGAAAATGACTTAATTTCTCTATCTTTAGTTGCCGATGGACACGGTGATGATAATTGTTTTCGATCAGAGCGTGGCGCTGAATTCGCTATAAAATGTGCCAAGGAAGGTATATTTGAATTTGTTCGGGATATAAATAAATATATAAAGAATAACAGCGATAAAAATTCAAACCGCTTTGAACTGGAGAAGCTACTAAAAGAAAGGCTTGTTGCCAGTGTATGCCGTTCTTGGCATGTTAAAGTCATTGATGATATTGAAAAACATCCGCTTACGCACATTGAGTTAGAAAAAACGGATGAAAAATATCGCGGCAGATACAGTGCCGGTGAAAAATTGCACCATATATATGGAACAACGCTTCTAGCCGCTGTTGTTACGCAGAATTATTGGTTTGGTTTTCATATCGGCGATGGGCGCTGGACAGCATTGTATAAAGGCGGCGAATTTGACCAGCCTGTCCCTTGGGATGATCGTTGTTACTTAAATGTAACGACATCACTCTCCGATGAAGATGCCGCCGAAACAGCCCGAGTGGTTTTTTGGCTAAACAAAGAAAAAAAACCACCGGCGGCCATTTTTCTTTGCAGTGACGGTGTTGATGATAACTACCCGGTAAATGAAAACGACAAGCATCTTTTTCGCAAAGTCTACCGAAAAATTGCATTATGTTTTAGCAAGGATGGTTTTGATTCTACATATAA of the Treponema primitia ZAS-1 genome contains:
- a CDS encoding protein phosphatase 2C domain-containing protein, with translation MNNYRSFSITAKGRDHVKVGKECQDYSYHYENDLISLSLVADGHGDDNCFRSERGAEFAIKCAKEGIFEFVRDINKYIKNNSDKNSNRFELEKLLKERLVASVCRSWHVKVIDDIEKHPLTHIELEKTDEKYRGRYSAGEKLHHIYGTTLLAAVVTQNYWFGFHIGDGRWTALYKGGEFDQPVPWDDRCYLNVTTSLSDEDAAETARVVFWLNKEKKPPAAIFLCSDGVDDNYPVNENDKHLFRKVYRKIALCFSKDGFDSTYKQLEELVNLCAAKWKGDDTSIAGIVDLETIKSLEPIYERQIAEEKTITEPINLNSELALKIFYTPGDN
- a CDS encoding vWA domain-containing protein, whose protein sequence is MSLVDDVEMPRRTMVLFFVIDSSGSMDGDRIESVNSSIREVLPDIQEISDENADAEIKIAVLEFSSGVLWLTVGGPMPLDQFRWNDIKAAGVTDFGAACRELNDKLSTKAFMKDATGSFAPAIFLMSDGEPTDNWKDELTKLKTNNWFKSAIKAAIAIGHDANTDVLKEFTGSIESVFEIQNKHMLKRMIRFVSVTASRVASKSSNAGSVDGDEAKQAELNAGIKEELQEAQTEAKSNPSLVEEVW